The following are encoded in a window of Streptomyces sp. SAT1 genomic DNA:
- a CDS encoding AAA family ATPase, producing the protein MDPTTDNAGHNGDATAARSSLEALRAEIAKAVVGQDPAVTGLVVALLCRGHVLLEGVPGVAKTLLVRTLAAALELDTKRVQFTPDLMPSDVTGSLVYDARTTRFSFQPGPVFTNLLLADEINRTPPKTQSSLLEAMEERQVTVDGTPCPLPDPFLVIATQNPVEYEGTYPLPEAQLDRFLLKLTIPLPSRDDEIDVLTRHAAGFDPRDLRAAGVRPVAGPADLQAARTAIAATTVSPEIAAYVVDICRATRASPSLSLGVSPRGATALLSTARAWAWLTGRDYVIPDDVKALALPTLRHRVQLRPEAEMEGVTADSVITAVLTHVPVPR; encoded by the coding sequence ATGGACCCGACCACTGACAACGCCGGGCACAACGGGGACGCGACCGCCGCCCGGTCCTCCCTGGAAGCCCTGCGCGCCGAGATCGCCAAGGCCGTGGTCGGCCAGGACCCCGCCGTGACCGGTCTCGTCGTCGCCCTGCTCTGCCGCGGCCACGTGCTGCTCGAAGGCGTCCCCGGAGTCGCCAAGACCCTCCTCGTGCGCACCCTCGCCGCCGCACTCGAACTCGACACCAAACGCGTCCAGTTCACCCCCGACCTGATGCCCAGCGACGTCACCGGCTCCCTCGTCTACGATGCCCGCACCACCCGGTTCTCCTTCCAGCCCGGCCCGGTCTTCACGAACCTCCTCCTCGCCGACGAGATCAACCGCACCCCGCCGAAGACCCAGTCCTCGCTGCTGGAGGCCATGGAGGAACGCCAGGTCACCGTCGACGGCACACCGTGCCCGCTCCCCGACCCCTTCCTGGTCATCGCCACCCAGAACCCGGTCGAGTACGAGGGCACCTACCCGCTGCCCGAGGCCCAGCTGGACCGCTTCCTGCTCAAGCTGACCATCCCCCTGCCCTCCCGGGACGACGAGATCGACGTCCTCACCCGGCACGCCGCCGGCTTCGACCCGCGCGACCTGCGCGCCGCCGGCGTACGCCCCGTAGCGGGCCCCGCCGACCTGCAAGCCGCCCGCACCGCGATCGCCGCGACCACCGTCTCCCCCGAGATCGCCGCCTACGTCGTCGACATCTGCCGCGCCACCCGCGCATCCCCGTCCCTCTCCCTGGGCGTCTCCCCGCGCGGCGCCACCGCCCTGCTGTCCACCGCACGCGCCTGGGCCTGGCTGACCGGCCGCGACTACGTCATCCCCGACGACGTCAAAGCCCTCGCCCTGCCCACGCTGCGCCACCGCGTACAGCTGCGCCCGGAAGCGGAGATGGAAGGCGTCACCGCCGACTCGGTGATCACCGCTGTCCTCACCCACGTCCCGGTCCCCCGCTGA
- a CDS encoding DUF58 domain-containing protein, with protein MALTGRAALLAALGSVPVGLWDAGWTGVLAVNAPLAVACACDYALAAPVRRLGLTRSGDTSVRLGDTADVTLTVTNPSGRPLRARIRDAWPPSSWQPGTETDASRHHLTVPAGERRRLTTRLRPTRRGDRRADRVTVRSYGPLGLFSRQGTHQVPWTVRVLPPFTSRKHLPSKLARLRELDGRTSVLTRGEGTEFDSLRDYVPGDDTRSIDWRATARQSAVAVRTWRPERDRHILLVLDTGRTSAGRVADAPRLDAAMDAALLLAVLASRAGDRVDLLAYDRRVRALVQGRAAGMLLPSLVNAMATLEAELVETDARGLAATALRTAPRRSLIVLLTSLDPAPVEEGLLPVLPQLTQRHTVLVASVADPYVARMATARGSTDAVYEAAAAAQAQGERQRTAEQLRRQGVTVVDATPDNLAPALADAYLALKAAGRL; from the coding sequence ATGGCCCTCACCGGACGCGCCGCACTCCTCGCGGCCCTCGGTTCCGTCCCCGTCGGCCTCTGGGACGCCGGCTGGACCGGAGTCCTCGCCGTCAACGCGCCCCTGGCCGTCGCCTGCGCCTGCGACTACGCCCTGGCCGCGCCCGTACGCCGCCTCGGCCTGACCCGCTCCGGCGACACCTCCGTACGTCTGGGCGACACCGCCGACGTCACGCTCACCGTCACCAACCCGTCCGGCCGCCCCCTGCGGGCCCGGATCCGCGACGCCTGGCCGCCCAGCAGCTGGCAGCCCGGCACGGAGACCGATGCCTCCCGCCACCACCTGACCGTCCCCGCCGGCGAACGCCGTCGGCTGACGACGCGGCTGCGCCCCACCCGCCGCGGCGACCGCCGGGCCGACCGTGTCACCGTCCGCTCCTACGGCCCGCTCGGCCTCTTCTCCCGCCAGGGCACCCACCAGGTGCCCTGGACGGTACGGGTCCTCCCTCCGTTCACCAGCCGCAAGCACCTGCCGTCCAAACTGGCGCGGCTCCGCGAACTCGACGGCCGCACCAGCGTCCTCACCCGCGGAGAGGGCACCGAGTTCGACAGCCTGCGCGACTACGTGCCCGGCGACGACACCCGCTCCATCGACTGGCGCGCCACCGCCCGACAGTCCGCGGTCGCCGTCCGCACCTGGCGTCCCGAACGCGACCGCCACATCCTGCTCGTCCTCGACACCGGCCGCACCTCGGCCGGGCGGGTCGCGGACGCGCCCCGCCTGGACGCCGCCATGGACGCCGCCCTGCTCCTGGCCGTCCTCGCCTCCCGGGCCGGAGACCGCGTCGACCTCCTCGCCTACGACCGCCGGGTGCGGGCCCTCGTCCAGGGCCGCGCCGCGGGAATGCTGCTGCCGTCCCTGGTCAACGCCATGGCGACGTTGGAAGCGGAACTCGTCGAGACGGATGCCCGGGGCCTCGCGGCGACCGCACTGCGCACAGCGCCCCGCCGCTCCCTGATCGTCCTGCTCACCAGCCTGGACCCGGCCCCCGTGGAAGAGGGCCTGCTCCCGGTCCTCCCTCAGCTCACGCAACGGCACACCGTACTGGTCGCCTCGGTCGCGGACCCGTACGTGGCCCGCATGGCCACCGCCCGGGGCAGCACGGACGCGGTGTACGAAGCCGCTGCGGCGGCCCAGGCCCAGGGCGAACGCCAGCGCACCGCGGAACAACTGCGCCGCCAGGGAGTCACCGTCGTCGACGCGACTCCGGACAACCTGGCTCCCGCACTCGCGGACGCCTACCTGGCATTGAAGGCAGCAGGCCGGCTCTGA
- a CDS encoding stage II sporulation protein M, producing MDLDVFVSAHRPEWDRLEALLARRRRLTGAEADELIVLYQRAATHLSLIRSSAPDPLLTARLSQLVARARGAVTGTRRASWRDVTRFLLEGFPAAVYRARHWWVPTALLSTVVAALLGWWIGTHPAVQATIAAPSELRQLTRPGGEYETYYSDHPATAFAAQVWTNNAQAAAMCLVLGVFLGLPVLWVLFENMLNLGVGIGLMSSAGRLDTFLGLVLPHGLLELTAVFVAAGTGLRLGWTLIDPGPRTRRAALAEEGRAAVGMAIGLALVLFVSGAIEGFVTPSGLPTWARIGIGVVAEAAFLTYVYVLGGRAVRAGDTGDLEAAERSATVPTAA from the coding sequence ATGGACCTGGACGTCTTCGTCTCCGCCCACCGACCCGAGTGGGACCGTCTCGAAGCGCTGCTCGCCCGCCGACGCCGCCTCACCGGCGCGGAGGCCGACGAGCTGATCGTCCTCTACCAGCGTGCCGCCACCCACCTGTCGCTCATCCGCTCCAGTGCCCCCGACCCGCTGCTGACCGCCCGGCTCAGCCAGCTCGTCGCCCGCGCGCGCGGGGCGGTGACCGGGACCCGGCGGGCCTCGTGGCGCGACGTCACCCGGTTCCTGCTGGAGGGCTTCCCCGCGGCGGTCTACCGAGCACGCCACTGGTGGGTGCCCACGGCACTCCTGTCCACGGTCGTCGCCGCACTCCTGGGCTGGTGGATCGGCACCCACCCGGCGGTGCAGGCCACCATCGCGGCCCCCAGTGAGCTACGGCAGCTCACCCGCCCCGGCGGTGAGTACGAGACCTACTACTCGGACCATCCCGCGACCGCCTTCGCCGCGCAGGTGTGGACGAACAACGCCCAGGCCGCCGCGATGTGCCTGGTCCTCGGTGTCTTCCTGGGACTGCCGGTCCTGTGGGTCCTCTTCGAGAACATGCTCAACCTGGGCGTCGGTATCGGCCTGATGTCCTCGGCCGGACGCCTGGACACCTTCCTCGGCCTGGTCCTCCCGCACGGCCTGCTGGAACTGACCGCGGTGTTCGTGGCCGCCGGTACGGGACTGCGCCTCGGCTGGACGCTCATCGACCCGGGCCCGCGCACGCGTCGCGCCGCGCTCGCCGAAGAGGGGCGGGCCGCCGTGGGCATGGCCATCGGCCTCGCCCTGGTCCTGTTCGTCTCCGGCGCCATCGAAGGCTTCGTCACCCCGTCCGGCCTGCCCACCTGGGCCCGCATCGGCATCGGCGTCGTCGCCGAGGCGGCGTTCCTGACCTACGTGTACGTCCTCGGCGGCCGGGCCGTACGCGCCGGCGATACGGGGGACCTGGAGGCCGCCGAGCGAAGCGCCACCGTGCCGACGGCCGCCTGA
- a CDS encoding RDD family protein, whose protein sequence is MSELVTGEAVALELRPARLPSRALAVLLDLAVTVAAYLLVSVGLLVATASLDEAAQVALSIAAFLLVLVGGPIAVETLSHGRSLGKLACGLRVVRDDGGPIRFRHALVRGAIGVVEILMTFGIVACIASLVSARGRRLGDVFAGTLVVRERTAAGRMSVVPPPPPWLAGRFSALDLSAVPDGLWLAVRQYLTRMQQLDPQAGRDLAQRLAADLSAFTGVPVPPGVPPAMYLAAVLQERQVREARRAFRHSPVGGGPEAARAFAAPETLPASSPAPSPSPFSPPSPPASPASPASPASPAFSPSPAPSSPSPAPSDAADVETRRPATGFVPPA, encoded by the coding sequence GTGAGTGAGCTGGTGACGGGTGAGGCGGTGGCGCTGGAGCTGCGCCCCGCGAGGCTGCCCAGCAGGGCGCTGGCCGTGCTGCTCGACCTCGCCGTGACCGTGGCCGCCTACCTCCTGGTGAGCGTGGGGCTGCTGGTCGCCACGGCCTCGCTGGACGAGGCGGCGCAGGTCGCGCTGTCGATCGCGGCCTTCCTGCTGGTGCTGGTGGGCGGTCCGATCGCAGTGGAGACGCTCAGCCACGGGCGGTCCCTCGGGAAGCTGGCGTGCGGGCTGCGTGTCGTCCGGGACGACGGCGGGCCGATCAGGTTCCGGCACGCGCTGGTGCGCGGCGCGATCGGTGTGGTGGAGATCCTGATGACCTTCGGGATCGTCGCCTGCATCGCCTCGCTGGTGTCGGCGCGGGGTCGGCGGCTGGGCGATGTGTTCGCGGGGACCCTGGTGGTGCGGGAGCGGACGGCTGCCGGCCGGATGTCCGTCGTGCCACCACCGCCGCCCTGGCTGGCCGGGCGGTTCTCGGCCCTCGATCTGTCGGCGGTGCCCGACGGGCTGTGGCTGGCCGTGCGGCAGTACCTGACGCGGATGCAGCAGCTTGACCCGCAGGCCGGCCGGGACCTCGCGCAGCGGCTCGCCGCCGATCTCTCCGCGTTCACCGGTGTTCCCGTACCGCCCGGGGTGCCTCCGGCGATGTACCTGGCCGCGGTGTTGCAGGAGCGGCAGGTGCGGGAGGCGCGACGGGCGTTCCGGCACTCTCCCGTCGGGGGTGGACCGGAGGCGGCTCGTGCCTTCGCCGCGCCGGAGACGCTGCCCGCGTCGTCCCCGGCCCCGTCTCCTTCTCCGTTCTCCCCGCCTTCCCCGCCCGCTTCTCCCGCTTCGCCCGCTTCTCCTGCTTCTCCTGCCTTCTCGCCGTCTCCGGCCCCGTCGTCTCCGTCTCCGGCGCCTTCCGACGCGGCGGACGTGGAGACGCGGCGGCCGGCGACCGGGTTCGTGCCGCCTGCCTAG
- the ahcY gene encoding adenosylhomocysteinase, producing MTTVDNRQDFKVADLSLAEFGRKEITLAEHEMPGLMAIRKEYAEQQPLAGARVTGSLHMTVQTAVLIETLVALGARVRWASCNIFSTQDHAAAAIAVGPNGTPENPQGIPVFAWKGESLEEYWWCTEQALTWPDTPTGGPNMILDDGGDATLLVHQGVEYEKDGKVPSVDTAESDEHRVILQLLTRTLGENPQKWTQLASEIRGVTEETTTGVHRLYEMQRDGTLLFPAINVNDAVTKSKFDNKYGCRHSLVDGINRATDVLIGGKTAVVCGYGDVGKGCAESLRGQGARVIVTEVDPICALQAAMDGYQVTTLDDVVETADIFVTTTGNKDIILASDMARMKHQAIVGNIGHFDNEIDMAGLAKIPGIVKDEVKPQVHTWTFPDGKVIIVLSEGRLLNLGNATGHPSFVMSNSFADQTLAQIELFTKPDEYPTGVYVLPKHLDEKVARLHLDALGVKLTRLRPEQAAYIGVDVDGPYKADHYRY from the coding sequence ATGACGACTGTCGACAACCGGCAGGACTTCAAGGTCGCCGACCTGTCCCTGGCCGAGTTCGGCCGCAAGGAGATCACCCTCGCCGAGCACGAGATGCCGGGCCTGATGGCGATCCGCAAGGAGTACGCGGAGCAGCAGCCGCTCGCGGGCGCCCGCGTCACCGGCTCCCTGCACATGACCGTCCAGACCGCCGTCCTCATCGAGACCCTGGTCGCCCTCGGCGCCCGCGTCCGCTGGGCGTCCTGCAACATCTTCTCCACCCAGGACCACGCCGCCGCCGCCATCGCGGTCGGCCCGAACGGCACCCCCGAGAACCCCCAGGGCATCCCGGTCTTCGCCTGGAAGGGCGAGAGCCTCGAAGAGTATTGGTGGTGCACCGAGCAGGCCCTGACCTGGCCGGACACCCCCACCGGCGGCCCGAACATGATCCTGGACGACGGCGGCGACGCCACCCTCCTCGTCCACCAGGGCGTCGAGTACGAGAAGGACGGCAAGGTCCCCTCGGTCGACACCGCCGAGTCCGACGAGCACCGCGTCATCCTCCAGCTGCTGACCCGCACCCTGGGCGAGAACCCCCAGAAGTGGACCCAGCTGGCCTCCGAGATCCGCGGCGTCACGGAGGAGACCACCACCGGCGTGCACCGGCTGTACGAGATGCAGCGCGACGGCACCCTCCTCTTCCCCGCGATCAACGTCAACGACGCGGTGACGAAGTCGAAGTTCGACAACAAGTACGGCTGCCGGCACTCCCTGGTCGACGGCATCAACCGCGCCACCGACGTCCTGATCGGCGGCAAGACCGCCGTCGTCTGCGGCTACGGCGACGTGGGCAAGGGCTGCGCGGAGTCCCTGCGCGGCCAGGGCGCCCGGGTGATCGTCACCGAGGTCGACCCGATCTGCGCCCTCCAGGCCGCGATGGACGGCTACCAGGTCACCACCCTGGACGACGTCGTCGAGACCGCCGACATCTTCGTCACCACCACCGGCAACAAGGACATCATCCTCGCCTCGGACATGGCGAGGATGAAGCACCAGGCCATCGTCGGCAACATCGGCCACTTCGACAACGAGATCGACATGGCCGGCCTCGCCAAGATCCCCGGCATCGTCAAGGACGAGGTCAAGCCGCAGGTCCACACGTGGACCTTCCCGGACGGCAAGGTCATCATCGTGCTGTCCGAGGGCCGCCTGCTGAACCTGGGCAACGCCACCGGCCACCCGTCGTTCGTGATGTCCAACTCCTTCGCGGACCAGACCCTGGCCCAGATCGAGCTGTTCACCAAGCCCGACGAGTACCCGACCGGCGTCTACGTGCTGCCCAAGCACCTCGACGAGAAGGTCGCCCGCCTCCACCTGGACGCGCTCGGCGTGAAGCTGACCCGGCTCCGCCCCGAGCAGGCCGCGTACATCGGCGTGGACGTGGACGGCCCGTACAAGGCGGACCACTACCGCTACTGA
- a CDS encoding cation diffusion facilitator family transporter yields MSASGGTRAIVAALGANLAIAVSKFVAFAFSGSSSMLAEGVHSVADSGNQFLLLVGGKKAQREATEQHPFGYGRERYVYAFLVSIVLFSIGGMFAIYEGYEKISHPHELENWYWPVAVLAFAICAEGYSFRTAIKESNELRGKLSWPQFIRRAKAPELPVVLLEDFGALIGLVLALGGVGLALLTGNGVWDGIGTVCIGVLLVLIAFVLAAETKSLLLGEAAGTDVVEQIKDATVDGDTVTGIIHMRTLHLGPEELLVAAKIAVRHDDTATEVAAAIDAAESRIRAAVPIARVIYLEPDVYSEAEAARGADPEATPGGPNPHASGH; encoded by the coding sequence ATGAGCGCGTCAGGCGGCACCAGGGCGATCGTGGCGGCACTCGGCGCCAACCTCGCGATCGCGGTATCGAAGTTCGTGGCGTTCGCCTTCAGCGGCTCCTCGTCGATGCTCGCCGAGGGCGTGCACTCGGTGGCCGACTCCGGCAACCAGTTCCTGCTGCTGGTCGGCGGCAAGAAGGCCCAGCGCGAGGCGACCGAGCAGCACCCGTTCGGCTACGGCCGCGAGCGCTACGTCTACGCCTTCCTGGTCTCCATCGTGCTGTTCTCCATCGGCGGCATGTTCGCGATCTACGAGGGCTACGAGAAGATCAGCCACCCGCACGAACTGGAGAACTGGTACTGGCCGGTGGCCGTCCTCGCCTTCGCGATCTGCGCCGAGGGCTACTCCTTCCGCACCGCCATCAAGGAGTCCAACGAGCTGCGCGGCAAGCTCTCCTGGCCGCAGTTCATCCGCCGCGCCAAGGCACCCGAGCTGCCCGTGGTCCTGCTGGAGGACTTCGGCGCCCTGATCGGCCTCGTCCTCGCCCTCGGCGGCGTCGGCCTCGCGCTGCTCACCGGCAACGGCGTCTGGGACGGCATCGGCACCGTCTGCATCGGTGTGCTGCTCGTCCTGATCGCCTTCGTGCTGGCCGCCGAGACCAAGTCGCTGCTGCTCGGCGAGGCCGCCGGTACCGACGTGGTCGAGCAGATCAAGGACGCCACGGTCGACGGCGACACCGTCACCGGCATCATCCACATGCGCACCCTCCACCTCGGTCCCGAGGAACTGCTCGTCGCCGCCAAGATCGCGGTCCGGCACGACGACACGGCCACCGAGGTCGCCGCCGCCATCGACGCCGCCGAGTCCCGCATCCGCGCCGCCGTCCCCATCGCCCGCGTCATCTACCTCGAACCCGACGTCTACAGCGAGGCCGAGGCCGCCAGGGGCGCGGACCCGGAGGCCACCCCGGGCGGACCGAACCCGCACGCCTCCGGCCACTGA
- the manA gene encoding mannose-6-phosphate isomerase, class I, translated as MDRLDNTIRPYAWGSTTAIPHLLGVEPSGEPQAEMWMGAHPGAPSRTGRGTLSAVIDADPERELGAEAVARFGPRLPFLLKLLAAGAPLSLQVHPDLDQAREGYADEERRGVPADAPQRNYKDANHKPELICALTEFDGLCGFRAPAEAAALLAALDVDSLEPYVDLLRARPEEAALREVLTAILTADPEEMARTVGEAATACARLGGDHAPYAGIAHHYPGDPGVLAAMLLNHVRLQPGEALFLGAGIPHAYLNGLGVEIMANSDNVLRCGLTPKHVDVPELLRIVRFEAADPGVLRPEAAPDGEEVYETPIDEFRLSRYVLPEGAPAHDLTLATPQILLCTAGSVRAGEEELTPGQSVFVPAGEKAEVSGAGTLFRATVVV; from the coding sequence ATGGACCGCCTCGACAACACCATCCGCCCCTACGCCTGGGGTTCCACCACCGCCATCCCGCACCTCCTGGGCGTGGAACCGAGCGGCGAACCGCAGGCGGAGATGTGGATGGGCGCCCACCCCGGCGCCCCCTCGCGCACCGGACGCGGCACCCTCTCCGCGGTCATCGACGCCGACCCGGAGCGGGAACTGGGCGCCGAGGCGGTCGCCAGGTTCGGCCCACGCCTGCCCTTCCTGCTCAAACTCCTCGCCGCCGGAGCCCCCCTCTCCCTCCAGGTCCACCCCGACCTGGACCAGGCCCGGGAGGGTTACGCCGACGAGGAGCGCCGCGGCGTCCCGGCCGACGCCCCGCAGCGCAACTACAAGGACGCCAACCACAAGCCCGAACTGATCTGCGCGCTCACCGAGTTCGACGGCCTGTGCGGCTTCCGCGCACCCGCCGAGGCCGCCGCGCTGCTCGCCGCCCTCGACGTGGACTCCCTCGAGCCCTACGTCGACCTGCTGCGCGCCCGCCCCGAGGAGGCGGCCCTGCGCGAGGTGCTGACCGCGATCCTCACCGCCGACCCCGAGGAGATGGCCCGCACGGTCGGCGAGGCCGCCACCGCCTGCGCCCGCCTCGGCGGCGACCACGCCCCGTACGCCGGCATCGCCCACCACTACCCGGGCGACCCCGGTGTCCTGGCCGCCATGCTCCTCAACCACGTCCGGCTCCAGCCCGGCGAGGCCCTGTTCCTCGGCGCCGGCATCCCGCACGCCTATCTGAACGGCCTGGGCGTGGAGATCATGGCCAACTCCGACAACGTCCTGCGCTGCGGCCTGACCCCCAAGCACGTCGACGTCCCCGAACTCCTGCGCATCGTCCGCTTCGAGGCGGCCGACCCCGGTGTGCTGCGCCCCGAGGCCGCCCCGGACGGCGAGGAGGTCTACGAGACGCCCATCGACGAGTTCCGCCTCTCCCGCTACGTCCTCCCGGAGGGCGCCCCGGCCCACGACCTCACCCTGGCCACCCCGCAGATCCTGCTCTGCACGGCCGGTTCGGTACGGGCGGGCGAGGAGGAGCTGACGCCGGGGCAGTCGGTGTTCGTCCCCGCGGGCGAGAAGGCCGAGGTGTCCGGCGCCGGCACGCTCTTCCGCGCCACGGTCGTCGTCTGA
- a CDS encoding SIS domain-containing protein: MIDETLLDAPEALADADHRGLLRGAAEAGARVRTAARHAAEAGVGDLRPDGRPRAVLIAGPGAAATHAADLLGTLAGAGSPVTRLAPTGVASASGALRWELPGWAGSVDLLLIATPDGTEPSLSTLAEQAYRRGCTVVAVAPVGTPLAESVAGAHGLFIPMATAPYDHDEPLAGSAPGVLWALLTPLLALLDRVGLLTAPPDALEAAADRLDQIAERCGPAIATYSNPAKTLAAELADALPVIWTEGVAAGPAGRRFAAGLAELSGIPAVVAELPEALAEHSALLAGPLAASADPDDFFRDRVDEPPALHARVVLLRDRPLGGLTAAPAARDLALSHDTPISELEPEPGGEIETLAELIAVTDFAAVYLSLVSRT, from the coding sequence ATGATCGACGAAACGCTGCTCGACGCCCCCGAGGCGCTCGCCGACGCCGACCACCGCGGACTGCTCCGCGGCGCGGCCGAGGCCGGAGCCCGTGTCCGCACCGCCGCCCGGCACGCCGCGGAGGCCGGCGTGGGCGACCTCCGACCGGACGGCCGCCCCCGCGCCGTCCTGATCGCCGGACCGGGCGCCGCCGCCACCCACGCCGCCGACCTGCTCGGCACCCTCGCCGGCGCCGGCAGCCCCGTCACCCGGCTGGCCCCCACCGGCGTCGCCAGCGCCTCCGGCGCCCTGCGCTGGGAACTGCCCGGCTGGGCCGGCTCCGTGGACCTCCTGCTGATCGCCACTCCCGACGGCACCGAGCCGAGCCTGTCCACGCTCGCCGAACAGGCGTACCGGCGCGGCTGCACGGTCGTCGCCGTCGCCCCGGTGGGCACCCCGCTCGCCGAGTCCGTGGCAGGCGCCCACGGCCTGTTCATCCCCATGGCGACCGCCCCCTACGACCACGACGAACCCCTCGCCGGATCCGCGCCCGGCGTGCTGTGGGCGCTGCTCACCCCGCTGCTCGCGCTGCTGGACCGTGTCGGCCTGCTCACCGCGCCGCCCGACGCCCTGGAGGCCGCCGCCGACCGGCTCGACCAGATCGCCGAACGCTGCGGCCCCGCCATCGCCACCTACAGCAACCCGGCCAAGACCCTCGCCGCCGAACTGGCCGACGCCCTCCCGGTGATCTGGACCGAGGGCGTCGCGGCCGGTCCGGCCGGCCGCCGGTTCGCCGCCGGGCTCGCCGAGCTGTCCGGCATCCCCGCCGTCGTCGCCGAACTGCCCGAGGCACTCGCCGAACACAGCGCCCTGCTCGCCGGTCCGCTGGCCGCCAGCGCCGACCCGGACGACTTCTTCCGCGACCGCGTCGACGAACCACCCGCGCTGCACGCGCGCGTGGTGCTGCTGCGCGACCGTCCGCTCGGCGGCCTCACCGCCGCGCCCGCCGCCCGTGACCTGGCCCTCAGCCACGACACGCCGATCAGCGAGCTGGAACCGGAGCCCGGCGGCGAGATCGAGACCCTCGCGGAACTCATCGCCGTCACCGACTTCGCCGCCGTCTACCTGTCGCTCGTCTCCAGAACCTGA
- a CDS encoding Trm112 family protein codes for MPLEAGLLEILACPACHAPLKEQDTELICTGEDCGLAYPVRDGIPVLLVDEARRPA; via the coding sequence ATGCCGCTCGAAGCCGGTCTCCTGGAGATCCTGGCCTGCCCGGCCTGCCACGCCCCCCTCAAGGAGCAGGACACCGAGCTGATCTGCACCGGTGAGGACTGCGGTCTGGCCTACCCGGTCCGCGACGGCATCCCCGTCCTGCTGGTGGACGAGGCCCGCCGCCCGGCCTGA
- a CDS encoding phosphomannomutase/phosphoglucomutase — protein sequence MAADLSQIVKAYDVRGVVPDQWDESLAELFGAAFARVTGASALVTGHDMRPSSPGLARAFARGAVRCGVDVTEIGLCSTDQLYYASGALGLPGAMFTASHNPARYNGIKMCRAGAAPVGQDTGLAEIRELAERWSESGAPQPADRPGVITQRDTLEDYAAHLRSLVDVSSIRPLKVVVDAGNGMGGHTVPTVLTGLPVDLVPMYFELDGTFPHHEANPLDPANLVDLQRRVRAEGADLGLAFDGDADRCFVVDEHGDPVPPSAVTALVAARELARNGGRGAIIHNLITSRSVPEVVKENGGTPVRTRVGHSFIKAEMARTGAIFGGEHSAHYYFKDFWNADTGMLAALHVLAALGGQDKPLSALVARYDRYAGSGEINSTVADQAARLAALRSAYAGRDDVTLDELDGLTVSAADWWFNVRPSNTEPLLRLNAEARDEATMAKIRDEVLEIIRG from the coding sequence GTGGCTGCTGATCTGTCGCAGATCGTCAAGGCGTACGACGTGCGCGGGGTGGTCCCGGACCAGTGGGACGAGTCGCTGGCCGAGCTGTTCGGAGCGGCCTTCGCCCGGGTGACCGGGGCGAGCGCCCTGGTGACCGGGCACGACATGCGGCCCTCCTCGCCCGGCCTGGCCCGCGCCTTCGCCCGCGGCGCGGTGCGCTGCGGCGTCGACGTCACCGAGATCGGGCTCTGCTCGACGGACCAGCTGTACTACGCCTCGGGCGCGTTGGGCCTGCCGGGCGCGATGTTCACGGCCTCGCACAACCCGGCCCGGTACAACGGCATCAAGATGTGCCGCGCGGGCGCGGCCCCCGTCGGCCAGGACACCGGCCTCGCCGAGATCCGCGAACTCGCCGAGCGCTGGAGCGAGTCGGGCGCCCCGCAGCCGGCCGACCGCCCCGGAGTGATCACCCAGCGGGACACGCTGGAGGACTACGCGGCCCACCTGCGCTCCCTCGTCGACGTCAGCTCCATCCGCCCGCTGAAGGTCGTCGTCGACGCGGGCAACGGCATGGGCGGCCACACCGTCCCCACCGTCCTGACCGGCCTGCCCGTCGACCTCGTCCCGATGTACTTCGAACTGGACGGCACCTTCCCCCACCACGAGGCCAACCCGCTCGACCCGGCGAACCTCGTCGACCTCCAGCGGCGGGTCCGCGCCGAGGGCGCCGACCTCGGCCTCGCCTTCGACGGCGACGCCGACCGCTGCTTCGTGGTCGACGAACACGGCGACCCGGTCCCGCCCTCGGCCGTCACCGCGCTGGTCGCCGCCCGCGAACTGGCCCGCAACGGCGGCCGGGGCGCGATCATCCACAACCTGATCACCTCCCGGTCGGTCCCCGAAGTGGTGAAGGAGAACGGCGGCACCCCCGTCCGCACCCGCGTCGGCCACTCCTTCATCAAGGCCGAGATGGCCCGTACCGGCGCGATCTTCGGGGGCGAGCACTCCGCGCACTACTACTTCAAGGACTTCTGGAACGCCGACACGGGCATGCTGGCGGCCCTGCACGTCCTCGCGGCGCTCGGCGGCCAGGACAAGCCGCTGTCCGCCCTGGTCGCCCGCTACGACCGCTACGCGGGCTCCGGAGAGATCAACTCCACCGTGGCCGACCAGGCCGCCCGCCTCGCCGCGCTCCGGTCCGCCTACGCGGGCCGCGACGACGTCACCCTCGACGAACTCGACGGCCTCACGGTCAGCGCCGCCGACTGGTGGTTCAACGTCCGCCCCTCCAACACCGAACCGCTGCTGCGGCTGAACGCGGAGGCACGCGACGAGGCCACGATGGCCAAGATCCGCGACGAGGTCCTGGAGATCATCAGGGGCTGA